TCACCAGCATCGGCGAGAAACTCGATCCCGCCGAGTTTGATGAGTGGATCCGCGAGGTGGAGGTGGGACCCGAGGGTACCATCCAATACGAGGACTTCATCCTTCGCATGGTCGCCAAGTGATCCCTTCGTTTCCGGCGGCGTGTGAACTAGGTATGTACTGATCTTTGATTCCATTATGCGATCTGGTCGTCCTGGATGAGATCTGATCATACTTCGACCTTAAATTTATCCCTCAAACCTCAATTATGTCGATGATTAGGGTCTCCACTTATTTCTGCTTACCGTCTGATCTGAATGCATTTGCAAAGTACATCGAGTATATGATGTTAAACTGTACGATTGTGTAAACATTTTCTCTGATTGCATATTTTCGTTCTCCAAATCcactttttttgttaaaaaaaattatttcacttCGTGTCACGATTCATTTGTTTTGAAGGATTGTGTTTCTATACTTCAATGAAGGTCTATTCAtgttcttaggaagcgtagaatTTTTTAGAAGTAAATAAATATTTCTATACCAACCTAGTTTTATGCGTTTATAGTTCACATATGAATATAATTTACAGACAAATGGACTCAAAGCTCTTCTTTTGCGAGCTAGATTCTCCCATTGACACAACCAAAATTCTCCATCTATTGATACTTTTTTTTACCTATAAAATTAATATCTCTACTCTCCATCTAAAATTGAAGACAAACTTTAGTTTAGTCAGAAAATGCCCTTATCAATCCTTATCGGATTTAGAAAGACGACTTACAACTATTGAGCTATCTAATCTCATTTGCTCCCCTACCTTTCATCTCTCGGTATCTTGGTCTATCTCAATTAGTATGAGTATCAAAGATCtaggagcaaaaaaaaaaaaaaaaaaaaatagaatcatAGTTGTAAATTGATTGTATTTTTAGAACTCTATCTCTAATTTTGCTTTTCTCGTCTTGAATCTTGCACTCTGGTGGAGATGGTAAACTATCATTATACCACTGATCAGATTTTATTTATATCCTCTCATGGTGTTAAAAGACTTAAATGTCCAAGTTCCCTATAAACTTATAATATCGATGGCTAATCTGTCAAATAATATGGTTACATCTAGATGTTAGTTGTCATTTTGACAAAATCTGTGAAAGTAATGTACCAACCATTATAACCAATAACATATTTAAGTAATTTGAGGTACTTTTCTCATTGAAAGACGCCCCCAAATTGTGTCAATGGTTATTTCATAGTAAGATAAAGTCGTTTGGAGAAATTGGATAAGGCATGTTTGTTGGCAGTTATGGAAACAAACAAATTCATGAGATGTATAGAGCTTTATAAACAGTGTAGATGGTTTAGCATAATATCACAAAGGTATACGTTGAAGATTAAATCCTGCCAAATACCAACAATTACAACAACAAAACACCTGTTCGAACTATTGCTTTTGTAGATGTATTTTTTCTGCCAATATAACCATTTTATTGGGTATTTTCATGTAAAGAAAACTTGCCAGATGGAGTAAACAATAAGAGGCATATAGCATTGCAttacaaaaatatatttgaaaCTGAGATAAATATGTTTGTTTAGGCTTTCTGTTCCGAAATTCCATAGTTCCATTGAAATATTTTGATGATTAGAAACTTAAAACACCACCAGAATATgccaaagtaaaagaaaaaaaaaataataagagcaTAAAACTCTTACCCAATCTTATTTGATGATCCCTATTGGGTTTTAGTGCTAGGTATTAACATTAAGCTCGTGCTTCTCCTACTTGATCCTTTTCAAGTTCTTTGTCAAACAACTATCTTAGTGCTTTTCTGGATTGAGAGATTTGGGAGGGAATCAAGAGGATGGATTTGGTTTCGATTATTTGTGAAGCCAATTAAAAGGATGGATTATCTTTCAATTTTTCCTTCACATTTTTGCATGGCAATTTGGAGATATTCATTTGTCTTCTGTTCACCTCTAGTTGTTTCTTTTACTCCCCTTCCCTCTCCCATGATTATGAGTTCCTATACAAACATTAGTAGAAGTCCAATATATTCTATAGTTAACAATTTAAATCGATTTGGAGGTGTGAGGAATAGAGAGAGGAAATTAAAACTAAAGTAAACATAATTAAATAAGAAATCCGAATATTACTAGTGATATTGCAATATAGTCAATGTTAAAGAGTTGGATTAACATGGCTGATGATAAAAACATTGGTAAAAGTCTTTTTTAAGTCTTTCCATTTTGCTATCACACTTATAGATATCAAATGAACTCTTTATAGTTTACCTCTATTAATTTATAGACAATTTTTCTGTTACAGTTCAACTTTAAAAGATTCAACTCTTTGAACTATAGAGTCTACTATTTGTCTTCGAACATTCCAATACCATATCTTGTACAGGACTATACTAACTCAAATATAGGTTTCACCCTATCGGCATACCAATTGAGCTTCGCCTAGTGGTACACTATCGATGCTGGCCTTGTTGCTCCGAATCCATTTGAGACATATCCCCTTGGCCTCATGGACAACTCTTTCTTCCTCGTACAGCTCTCTTCCTTTCTTGTGATGGACTCGAACTAGGATAATCCCAAACATAAAATTGTTTTTATTTACGTTTTCAAATACATTTTATATGAGCATATTAGTATAATATGCTATGTGATAGAACAGACATGCGGTGGGTGGCATGCGTCAAAATTCCAGATAAGAGCTATGTGATAGATACATTTGAATACCTACATCCTGCTGATACTTTGTGATAATATGGTTCAATATGAGTTCAGATGTCTACTATATCTGTTTAGAGTTTCTTGTCAGTCATTTCCTTCAACAAAGGCATATTCAATGATGAACAATCAAAGAAAACACAATGAATTCATATAGTCGAATAGAATAGTTGATCCCAAATAGTTGGGATATAAATGCAGGCTTGATGATAATGATTAGAATGTGGGTATATCCATGGTTTTGATTGAATCTACATGACCTTGCAGAACTTCGTATGCTTGTGAATTTCAGTATACTTATTGCTAGTCGTTTTTCTATCTCGAcgcttttagtaatttttttttgtgcATCATATGATTAAATTTTCAGGTAAATCTTCAATTAGATTGTATCTTGATATTATCTAACACATGAACTACTGTTTTCCGTGCTACTCAAAACTTTGAGAAGTTTTCCCTGATTTTATTTACCGCGAACTTTTTCAGactttccttccaagcaagatcgTTCCTTCCAAGCGACAAGCGTGATCGTTCGACGAACAGGTCACGACCGATGGTTGTATCGAGTGAGTTGTGTTACCTTTTCTCCAGTGTTATGTCGGACTCGGTCATTTACATTAGCTTGATTAGCATTTTGTCTTAGTGTTTCGATTGTTACCATAAAACTTATCGTGTGGCATTCTCTAATGCTATTTTGTTTGTAATGAATTTGGCATTTGCAAAGTATCGTAGCCGAACACAATTTCGACATCGTCCGTTTAAAGTaaatatgattaaaaaaaatattagtatttTATTAGATTTGAgatgtattaattttttaatttcaatttgcaCTTGTTCAATAAATCTAATTGTATTAATTTAGCaggcatttatttattaattttgtagATTAATTGAGTATTTTTAATCAACTGTAGTTGTACTAAAATAAATTATTGAACTAGCAGTACCGAACATGAGATGGCTGGTTCAGTTTTATGAGAATTTTTTATCAGCGGTTATGGTAAATTGGGAAGTATTCATAACGGCAGCTCAGAAGCTTATCATCTTATGGTTGTATGTTCTATTTGTAGGAAAAAATTTTATGTGTCTTAGTTGAGTTCGAACCGTGGATTTTTGAGTGATAACTTGACATCTTTCTGCTGCATTTTAACTTTGGGTCTAAAATGTTGAACTAGGTAACACCGAACTTGAGTTGATTGATTGAGTCACATGGGAGTTTTCCATTAGCTGTGAGGGTAAATTGGGAAGTGCTCGCGGTGGGTGGCCCAATAGTCCATCATTCTGTACTTGTGTGTTCCATTTGGAaggaaaatttctacaaatacgtcATAGTTGGAATCGAATGGTGGGTGAAAAATGTTGAACTAGGTGAAATCGAACATGAGGTGATCGGTCTAGTTTTACGGAAGTTTTTCATTGGCCTTTAGGTTAAATCAGGAAGCACTCACGATGAATAGCCTAGAAATCGAAGATTCTGCAGTTATGTACTTTATTTGAAGGAAATATTTCGACAAATACATTATAATTGGGTATCAAATCGTAGATGTCTGAGTGATAATTTGATATCCTTTCATTGCATCATAACTCCGAGGgtaaaaatattaaactaggtgaTACTGAACTTGGGTAATCAGTATGATCCTATAGAAATTTTCATcgatcataaaataaatttaaaagtactTATAATGGATAATCTTATGATTGGGTATcccatttaaaaatatatatatatatgtaccgTAATTAAAATTGAATCGCATAAGCCTAAAGATAATTTAGCGCTCTCCCACTCCACGGAGCCCGGGACTCAACTGTAGGTCTACTGGTTCTACATGCCAAGATGCACAAAACAATATTGGTAGATGCacctatttaattaaaattattattttttaaataataaactaattttttttagcCTAAGGAAGTATGAATATTTACATAGCCTATTTAATTAATACaagttaatttataaattatgttATAATTTAATCTTTCATCCATTAGCTTTCGTCCATATAACATACTCGAAATAATTTTCCGTATAAATTCCTACGGATAGTTATTATAACGTGAACAAACTACCGAGTCTAAGTTACAATGTATTCGAAGGGTTTAGAATTTACTAAAAACTATCTAATAGTGTCATAAAACGTATTTCTGGTGAGTTGAAAGTTAGTTAAAGATGCATTAGTATATCAAAAATCTTATAACTTGATACAAACAATTAAacttcattaaaaattattttaaaaccgatTACAGTAAAATTATATGGAATGAAAACAAAATATTCTCGCGAAAATTGTTAATTTCTTTTACAAACTCAAAATTTCCGTGAGAGAAGAGAGAAACTGCCACAATTATTAGAAAATATGAACagaggaagagaagggagatGTGAAAGCCCAACGGAATGCTATCTCCAACACACAAAATCCAGCTGCATTATTAGTATTATGATTCACAGAGAAAGAAGCaaagagggaagaagaagaacctctcTCTCGATCTCTCAACTACTCAGACGCGACGCCGAAGTGAGAGCCACCGCTTGAGCCCAAACCTTCAGCCGCGCCTTCACGTCCTTGGGATCGTCGCCTGCGCAACAAAAAAAAGGCCATGGCGTTCTTGATCACCAACTGTTCGACGAAATGTTCGAAGAGCTCGAAGATCGGAAAGTAATCGTGGAGAAGCCTCGAATTGCGTAAGAAAGGGAAAAATCTGTGGAGATGTTGATCGGATCTGTACCTGGACTCGAGATCCTCCAGCTGACGGGGGAGTTTCCGCCGCTGCTTGTGTCGGCCGTCAGATCGGAGAAGGTTTCGGGGATCTCGAACTTCCAGTCCGCCGGCAGGCCGATGCCGAGGTCGCGGCACGCCCGGACTTCCTCCATGTCCATCCGCATCCGCCCGGATCCGCACCGCGGCCGGACGACCACCCGGCACTCGGCGGCCGATCCGTCCTCCGCGGCCGCGTGGCTCTTCTTCAACTGCCACGCCCGCTCCAGACGCCGCTCCCTCCGCCGCCGCCCGTGGCGCCTCCTCCGCCCGCCGCCGCGGGCTTCTGTCTCGCTCGCGTACTCCTTGACCCAATCCTGCCCCGGCAGGCCGCGGATCGGCGTCCCCGGCATCGACGACACTCCCGTGCCCGAACCCTCGTCCTCCTCCTTGCTCGATCCGCCCGATCGCataccgccgccgccgccgccgacggCACTCTTAGGCGCGCTCCTCGAGCCTTCGTCCTCCGACGAGGGCTCCACGTCGGCGTCGTCCCCCTCCGACTCCAGCGAGAGGCGAGACATCCTGTAGCTACTCGCCTCCTCGAACGCCATGGGGATGTGCTCGAATGTGACCAAAAAGAGCAGGGAGACACGGAATCGACTCCGGGGGTTAAAGTCTGATTAACGGCTTTATATATAGCAAATCAAAAGCCAAGCATTCATTaaatatagggtaaaaataaaaaagacgacttaaataaaaaaaaaagggttaaATAACATAAACAAAATATCGATTCAATCTATTAATTagaaaattcaattttaaaaaaaaacaaatttcgattattttgattttaatttttaaatttaaatttcgaaTAAATCGATTAAGTGGAATCAATTGGTAGGAGTGATGATCAACTACTCTACTTTaataggtatttttttaaaaaaaaaaatcctagaaaTTGTTGACTCTCAACTCCCAACTCTGATGTGTAATACTaacaagtttaattaatttgataatcaattgaattaattaattttcttatttattctatTTCTTTCATTATCGTGATTAAGTTTGGTCggtttaatttgttaaaaaaaaaattaatttacttaatttaatgGGTTAAATTTTTGACCAATTACTTAATCTTATATCACTCATATGttttatatatcaaaaatatcTCTTATTCTAATACTTTGagagtaaaaaaataattattttattttaatcaaaattattatatgtaGAACACtgttttatcatattttaaaataattataattactttgaattaacttaattaaaattattttaaattgatgATTTCGTAAGAATATTTTTGAGATAAAAATGATATAACGAGGCATTCTtctgattttaatatttttttttaaaaaaatatcttttgatATCTGCCTAGAGCAATTATCCAACAGGCCCCCTGAtatgtcaaaattttaaaataaaagatattTTTGGCGTAGGTTGCGCTATAAAACTAGTCtgaattcaaatattttaatGTATCGAGGGCTTGACTGGGTAATTGCTCTCGAGATAACGCTCGTGTGAAATGGAAGATAACACATAATGCGAGATAACGAATTAAGTTAATCAAAGAAATTAGTGTTAAGTAGGCTCCTTAACCACGCTGTTTTGCTGTAACAACACTATTAGTCACCAAGTTAATGGTTTGGTTGTACTCAAATTAATTATAAGGTTGTCCGGAGATATACGGCACGTGACCTAATATCACGTGAGAtaatatttttagtatttttattattttataaatttaaactctATTTTCCAACATTTAATATCAAATGGATTATCCATTGTCGTGttgaataatatatatatatatatatataaataaaaggaaTTACTTTAATTATTTACATGACGTCATATATCCTTAAAAGAATTACTTTCCCGCAATTCCCGCAGCAAACGGGTATCTCCTACCAGAACCATTGTCTCACAGGACAATCCTGGCCGTCCAAGTGGCTGGACAGCGACTGCCACGTCAAAATGGTCGATGCGGATGGCTCTTTTTCGCCTACCGTACGGCGACGCCAGGGGCCCACGCGTGGCCCGGACCGACACGTACCCTTTGCGAGCCCAGTGGGCCCGCCGCGCCTGACTCGTGTGGAAGACCAGGAGATCCACGTAGTCCGCCTGCCGACAGCGTGGACCGCGTCCTGTTgcttttctcaaaaaaaaattgcCGGCTTACGGAGGGTTCTGAACCACCGACCCTCGGCGATAACTTCTGTGGGCCCCATACGATAGACCAGTGACATTCTCGGTGGAGCGAGAGGGGGACCGCTGCGCGGCAGCACGTTCGCGGCAGGGTCCTCAAAGCGAAAAAGCTCCATCAGATTCCTCCACGTGGACGAGCATCGGAGTGCCACGGCACGTTATCCACTGCGGCAAATCTTCCTTATCCGCTTCGTAACGTCACGCACGAGAGGATAAGGGAAGAGAGAGAAGAATACCTTGTTTACTTTGAAGGACGGATTCACCTTCCATTCCTTGCGATCTTCTCCCTCAAAGTAAACGCACAGGTAGACCCATTGATATTTAATAGGACAGAGTAAGCCACGTGTCAGCAAGTGTCACAGTGAGCTATACAAAGCCGACTTAGTCAACTTAATGCGCGTGAGATTTTCAAACCGGCCAGGTCAACTCATTCGTCATAGTCAACATAATCTTAACAATTCACGTAAGCTTTCATTAAcgatttaataataatattattattatttaacacTAATGACTTCGTGAGAAAGATAAAACGACTACTCTTGGATTTTTTAATCAAATGACAGTTACATCAATTATTAATTTAAACCGATCAGATTGACCAAAGCTTCCAGTCAACTTGATGAGCTCCTACCGAAAGTCGTTATaactaatctaattaaattagctaTTTTCTTAAAAGTGAAGAAACATACATATTTCACAAGCAAGTAAAAAAAGAAGATTGTGAACTTACTGCAGAATCATAATGCTCCAATGATCTATGTGATCATACACTTTCAGATATCGAAGAAGCTCCGAGTCTACTAGCTTTTGTTTCAGACTTTCCTGAGAATCTGAGATATCAAACAATGGAAAGAATGGAGAAATCTATCTTTAAATCAATAATCTGTAGATCTTTTTCCAGTATTCAAAGATCTTGGAATATCGAGTATCGAGTTCACTCTCGTTACGCCTTCGAGAGCAGACCATTCATCATCCTCAACAGTCGATATGCAAGCAGCAAGGGTCTTATTAGGTTCTTCAGTTACTGGTACAATCTCATCCAGTGGAGAATTATGATTCTCAGTTCCATCAACCGAATGATCCATTTCTAGCATGGTTGTAGCTTCTTTATCTGAAGGACCCTCCGTCGATTCTGATGAGTGAGTAGGTGTTTTCTTGGAATCGGCTTTCTGAAATTGGTCGGTTGATGATTGCTTCTCAAAGAACAGACAGACAACAGCACAATCATCGATCTTTGAGGTAGGAAATTTCAGCCTCCAGCATTGCACCGCACAGTCGACAAGGGCTCTTGCGGCCGTCGCACGAGATGGTGCTGAAGCAACAATGTCAACAGCCTCCTTGTTCGATAGAACATCCCATACCTATCAAAGATTCGCGAACAGTCAGTAACATAATCAAGCAATACATTCTCGAAGATCATTTAGTTACACGACTCCAATATCCGACAAGGCTGTTGTTAACCGTATCATCACAATTTAAAATTTAACACTACTGCCATTAAGTCAAGATCAATGATGAAAGCGAGCTGAAGAACTAGTAGTTATTTCAAGAAGAGAAAATAACACAGAAAAAAACAAAGGAATTGATCGACAAAAAAGAGTACTATAGGTTGGACAATTTTGGTGTATGGACGAAAGCATCCTTGCTAGCCTCCTACAACATAAAGCTGACAAATTTGTGCTAATTTAGAAAAGATTACACTGATGCAAAAAGATTGTACTGTGAAGATTTCATAGGAGAAGTTAGAATTTTATATATCTTTGGCCACCAAGATTACAATCTAACAACAAACATGTCGATGATGTTGCCAACACATGACAATGAGGAAAACCTCTAAACTAAGGAATATTAAACATGTTGAAGATTAGGCATACCAAGACATGAAATACATAAAGGACAATGAAGATACATGGACTATAGAAGCAATTAGGCGACATGAGACTATGAAAATACATACATTAATTGAGGATGAGAGAGACCAAAGAAGACTTGATTATCAAtgctaaaataagataaaattcatttaaataaggATATAGTAAGAGATCGAGTCAAATGACGTAGAAGGATCATATAACCAACTCTACATAGTGGGGTAAAGGTttgattattgttgttgttgtagattATATGAAACAATGGCAATAAATTGTCTGTGTTATTTCTAGTTCATAAGTTGAAATGTGATTCTTTGACACAGTAAAAAAACATACCCCGTCAGAAGCAAGAATGATAAATTTATCTTTATCTGTGAGACGGTGATACAAGATATCTGGCACAGATATCAAACCATAATCTTTTAGGCAGAAGTCCCCAAAAGCTCTTGACATGGCCAGGCCTGGTGAGTCCCTGTTTGGTAGCCATAAACGTGCAGTTTCTGGTTCGTCCTTCAGGGCAAACACTCTTCCTTTGCATTTCCGAATTCTTGCTGCTTCTCCTAGATAATGGTATGCCGATGTTTCATTGCCGAAAAAATGATAATGCCTCAACAATGAGGCTTTATAACAACATAAAAATTCACCACGGGGAGCGGTAAGCCTTAGTGCCACAATAAGTCTGCTCTATGACTCAAATAAATCTCCAGTGGTAGAACAAGTTTTATATAATAATCCCATCTAAAGACTGAATTAGTGGGGGTCGCTCATGCATGGGTTGTCAACTTTCCCAACGCCATTCAAAATAATGTTGATTGTTGGATGGACTGAAAAAGACACACTACAGAGATATCAAAGTTATCTTGCTTTCGCTTAATTCAAAATAACAAAAAGTGGTGGATAAGACTGTCTGCTCAACTCTAGCTTAACCCAGTACAAAAACAGCACCAAGTTTAATTTTGGGTCTTAAACAAATTTGATGAAAGAAATAGAAATATAACAAGATGATTGGTGAACTAGGAAATAGACATGTACAACTTCCAAGAAAAATCAATGTGTTGAGTAAAAATCTAAACACTCTTAGTCAGTTGGTGAGCATATCATATAGTTGGGGAACGAGAGAAAGGCATTATACCTGGAAGATTAGGCTTGAAATCCACAGTCATCTGTACTGCAATCAAATTGTTATCTTTATCTCTGGTGCCCATCACTGCTCTTGAGTCACCTAGATTTCCAATTACAAGATCTTGTCCCTGGATAATTGTAGGAAATACAAGTTAAAATGCATAGACTGGAAGCTTATCTTCATTGTGTTTTTTGGAATACCAAAACTAGAACAAAAATTAGGACAAGTTCTATCAATTGAAACAAGAGACAATGTCTAACTTTTTTTTGGAGGAGGAAAAGACAAATGTTTTAGAACTTGTTACCTGCTTCACCATAGTAACAGCAGTAGTTCCACTACAGAAACAGTCAACTGCTGAGTTATCTTTCAAATCTTTGTCAACTACCTTAAAGGCTTCTAAGAAGGATTTCTTTAGTGGAGGATACATTTCAGGTACTGTGCCATCCCCATAGACCTCCGAGGAGTCACTAGGTTCTTCATCAGGTTCTTCATCAGTATTGAAGGATGTCATTTCTTCAGAATCCTTACTTCTCACCTTAGCAATAAGGTTAGCGCTCCATTTGTTAGACAATTTGAAAGGAAGAGAATCTCTGACCTTTTGGGCCACCAGGTGACCAAATGGACCATGACCATCGAACACTCCACAGAAGATGGTGTCGcttcttgatacaaaattctacaggaacaagaatGTCATTGTACCTCAAGGAATTTTTGGCGTGTTAAGCAGGAATTTAATTAATATCAGTAAATCAACTGCATAAAGATTTACATGACTATATTTGTAATGCTTCTCGGTTCTCAGATAACATATTTGTTATAACTGAAATATAAAAGTAAGCAATTAAAGCGGAAAGGCACTAATTGAACGAATCACAGACATTGACAGAAGAGTTGCCTGAGGAGCAGCTCATATTGCAAAATATCCTTGATAATTAGATAAGCCACCAATGCACACCGATGGATGCATGGTCAGGCTTAAAAGATGTGCACCTGTGGAAACTAAAATTATAAGATAATGGTCATGAAGTACGCATATAAATATCTAATTGAAAAACTAAAACTGACAGAATTTGATTCAATT
This genomic stretch from Zingiber officinale cultivar Zhangliang chromosome 7A, Zo_v1.1, whole genome shotgun sequence harbors:
- the LOC122002892 gene encoding probable protein phosphatase 2C 66, giving the protein MGVCLSCFRPPAEVGQTSAASSSRYLGDSANRRSRKKPKQEEGTEVSGGGGGKGRLLEVESVACEFEEDELHRFTGRLFSNGASEMACLHTQQGHKRSNQDAMIVWENFVSRSDTIFCGVFDGHGPFGHLVAQKVRDSLPFKLSNKWSANLIAKVRSKDSEEMTSFNTDEEPDEEPSDSSEVYGDGTVPEMYPPLKKSFLEAFKVVDKDLKDNSAVDCFCSGTTAVTMVKQGQDLVIGNLGDSRAVMGTRDKDNNLIAVQMTVDFKPNLPGEAARIRKCKGRVFALKDEPETARLWLPNRDSPGLAMSRAFGDFCLKDYGLISVPDILYHRLTDKDKFIILASDGVWDVLSNKEAVDIVASAPSRATAARALVDCAVQCWRLKFPTSKIDDCAVVCLFFEKQSSTDQFQKADSKKTPTHSSESTEGPSDKEATTMLEMDHSVDGTENHNSPLDEIVPVTEEPNKTLAACISTVEDDEWSALEGVTRVNSILDIPRSLNTGKRSTDY
- the LOC122000569 gene encoding uncharacterized protein LOC122000569 encodes the protein MAFEEASSYRMSRLSLESEGDDADVEPSSEDEGSRSAPKSAVGGGGGGMRSGGSSKEEDEGSGTGVSSMPGTPIRGLPGQDWVKEYASETEARGGGRRRRHGRRRRERRLERAWQLKKSHAAAEDGSAAECRVVVRPRCGSGRMRMDMEEVRACRDLGIGLPADWKFEIPETFSDLTADTSSGGNSPVSWRISSPGDDPKDVKARLKVWAQAVALTSASRLSS